One stretch of Streptomyces sp. R21 DNA includes these proteins:
- a CDS encoding cupin domain-containing protein: MTDTTSEQTERKLLDELYADFENAGLIPLWTQVDGLMPMSPQPAAVPHLWRWAELLPIAQRSGELVPVGRGGERRAMALSNPGLPGLPYATPTLWTAIQYLGPREVAPSHRHSQGAFRFVVEGEGVWTNVDGDAVAMRRGDLLLTPSWAFHEHQNVTDEPMAWLDGLDIPLVSKLDAGFFEFGPDELSTRETPARSRGERLWGQPGLRPISRPDQSNSPLNAYRWEHTDAALNAQLELEDEGVPGVIEPGHAGVRFSNPTTGKDALVTMRTEMRRLRAGTQTVPVRSAGSAIWQVFEGEAVAHVGDKVFEIAKGDLFVVPSWCEVSLSARTQVDLFRFSDEPVYEALGLARTSRGEQK, translated from the coding sequence GTGACCGATACCACCAGCGAACAGACCGAGCGCAAGCTGCTCGACGAGCTGTACGCGGACTTCGAGAACGCGGGTCTGATCCCGTTGTGGACGCAGGTGGACGGCCTCATGCCGATGTCGCCGCAGCCCGCCGCGGTCCCGCACCTGTGGCGGTGGGCGGAGCTGCTGCCCATCGCCCAGCGCTCCGGAGAGCTCGTGCCGGTGGGCCGTGGCGGCGAGCGCCGCGCCATGGCCCTGTCCAACCCCGGTCTTCCGGGCCTTCCGTACGCCACTCCGACCCTGTGGACCGCGATCCAGTACTTGGGCCCGCGTGAGGTCGCCCCCTCGCACCGGCACAGCCAGGGAGCCTTCCGGTTCGTCGTCGAAGGCGAGGGCGTGTGGACCAACGTCGACGGGGACGCGGTCGCGATGCGGCGCGGTGACCTGCTGCTCACGCCGAGCTGGGCCTTCCACGAGCACCAGAACGTCACCGACGAGCCGATGGCCTGGCTCGACGGCCTCGACATCCCGCTCGTCTCCAAACTGGACGCCGGCTTCTTCGAGTTCGGCCCCGACGAGCTCTCCACCCGCGAAACCCCTGCGCGTTCGCGCGGCGAACGGCTGTGGGGGCAGCCCGGGCTGCGACCCATCAGTCGGCCCGACCAGTCCAACTCCCCGCTGAACGCATACCGCTGGGAGCACACCGACGCCGCCCTGAACGCCCAGCTGGAGCTGGAGGACGAAGGCGTACCCGGCGTGATCGAGCCCGGGCACGCCGGAGTCCGCTTCTCCAACCCCACCACCGGCAAGGACGCCCTGGTCACGATGCGCACCGAAATGCGCCGACTGCGGGCCGGCACACAGACCGTCCCGGTGCGCAGCGCCGGCTCCGCGATCTGGCAGGTGTTCGAGGGCGAGGCGGTCGCCCACGTCGGCGACAAGGTCTTCGAGATCGCCAAGGGGGACCTGTTCGTCGTCCCGTCCTGGTGCGAGGTCTCGCTGTCCGCCCGTACCCAGGTCGACCTCTTCCGTTTCAGCGACGAGCCCGTCTACGAGGCCCTGGGCCTCGCCCGTACCTCCCGAGGAGAACAGAAGTGA
- a CDS encoding maleylpyruvate isomerase family mycothiol-dependent enzyme — MSARPATMLERAAKGTAAFEAAVHRLTDPGFTRPSYLPGWSRAHVLAHVARNADALVNLLTWARTGVETPMYASGDQRAREIEEGARRTAEELRAELRAADSRLAEELAALPDECWAATVRTARGRAVPASQVPWMRAREVWVHAVDLNIDASFDDVPHDVCAALVDDVAASFQGRPDCPSVRLWSEDGAHTWLLGDSAGAEPVVVSGDLPSLAAYVTGRPVPGPLYPSGGEFLPKLPAWL; from the coding sequence GTGAGCGCACGCCCGGCCACGATGCTGGAGCGGGCGGCCAAGGGCACGGCGGCCTTCGAAGCCGCCGTGCACCGGCTGACCGACCCGGGGTTCACCAGGCCCTCGTACCTGCCGGGCTGGAGCCGGGCGCACGTCCTCGCCCATGTCGCCCGCAACGCCGACGCGCTCGTCAACCTGCTGACCTGGGCGCGGACAGGTGTCGAGACGCCCATGTACGCAAGTGGCGACCAGCGGGCGCGCGAGATCGAGGAGGGCGCCCGGCGGACGGCCGAGGAGCTGCGTGCGGAGCTGCGCGCGGCCGACAGCCGGCTCGCCGAGGAACTCGCCGCGCTGCCCGACGAGTGCTGGGCGGCGACCGTCCGCACCGCGCGAGGGCGTGCGGTGCCCGCCTCTCAGGTGCCCTGGATGCGGGCGCGCGAGGTGTGGGTCCACGCCGTCGACCTGAACATCGACGCCAGCTTCGACGACGTCCCGCACGACGTGTGCGCGGCCCTCGTCGACGACGTGGCCGCATCTTTCCAGGGTCGACCGGACTGCCCCTCCGTCCGGCTGTGGTCCGAGGACGGTGCCCACACCTGGCTTCTGGGCGACTCGGCCGGCGCCGAGCCGGTCGTGGTCAGTGGTGACCTGCCCAGCCTGGCCGCCTATGTGACCGGGCGCCCCGTGCCCGGTCCCCTGTACCCGAGCGGCGGGGAATTCCTGCCGAAGCTGCCCGCGTGGCTGTGA
- a CDS encoding fumarylacetoacetate hydrolase family protein, protein MKLATIRVNGSTRAVRVDEDKAVDLGESDLVAFLRHSDWATRAADADGETYEGVLDYAPVVVAPEKVVCVGLNYRTHILEMGRELPSHPTLFSKFARALVGAYDEVTLPAASTQMDWEAELGVVIGAEVRHADTEQARAAIAGYTVLNDVTARDWQYRTTQWDQGKTFEATTPIGPWLVTADDPAVSAKGLSLTCEVDGDTVQKADTGDLVFDPATLVAYLSEIVTLVPGDVIATGTPGGVGHARKPARYLQDGSVLVTRIEGIGESRNTCRRETR, encoded by the coding sequence GTGAAGCTCGCCACGATCCGGGTCAACGGCAGCACGCGCGCGGTCCGCGTGGACGAGGACAAGGCCGTGGACCTCGGCGAGAGCGACCTGGTGGCCTTCCTGCGCCACAGTGACTGGGCGACGCGTGCCGCGGACGCCGACGGTGAGACCTACGAAGGCGTCCTGGACTACGCCCCCGTGGTCGTCGCGCCGGAGAAGGTCGTGTGCGTCGGTCTCAACTACCGCACCCACATTCTGGAGATGGGCCGCGAACTCCCTTCGCACCCCACCCTGTTCTCCAAGTTCGCGCGGGCGCTGGTCGGTGCGTACGACGAGGTGACCCTGCCCGCCGCGTCCACGCAGATGGACTGGGAAGCCGAACTCGGCGTCGTCATCGGTGCCGAGGTCCGGCACGCCGACACGGAGCAGGCACGGGCCGCGATCGCCGGGTACACCGTGCTCAACGATGTCACCGCCCGCGACTGGCAGTACCGCACGACCCAGTGGGACCAGGGCAAGACCTTCGAGGCCACCACCCCAATCGGACCGTGGCTGGTGACCGCCGACGACCCCGCGGTCTCCGCCAAGGGCCTGAGCCTGACCTGTGAGGTCGACGGTGACACCGTCCAGAAAGCCGACACCGGTGACCTTGTCTTCGACCCGGCCACACTGGTCGCGTACCTGTCCGAGATCGTCACGCTGGTGCCCGGCGACGTCATCGCCACCGGTACTCCGGGCGGGGTCGGCCATGCCCGCAAGCCTGCCCGTTATCTGCAGGACGGTTCGGTCCTCGTCACCCGGATCGAGGGAATCGGCGAGTCCCGCAACACCTGCCGCCGGGAGACTCGGTGA